One stretch of Arthrobacter polaris DNA includes these proteins:
- a CDS encoding response regulator transcription factor has protein sequence MSRILIVEDEESISXPLSFLLAKEGYEVQVVDNGLDALVEFERNGADLVLLDLQLPGMSGTEVCKHLRQRSNVPVIILTAKDSEIDKVVGLELGADDYVTKPYSSRELIARIRAVLRRQAEPEXVLTSTVHAGPVRMDVERHVVSVHGETVGFPLKEFELLEMLLRNAGKVLTRGQLIDRVWGSDYVGDTKTLDVHIKRLRSKIEPDPAAPKXLVTVRGLGYKFEP, from the coding sequence GTGAGCAGAATTTTGATAGTTGAAGATGAAGAGTCCATCAGTGANCCCCTGTCATTTCTGCTGGCCAAGGAAGGGTATGAGGTTCAAGTTGTAGACAACGGCCTTGATGCCTTGGTTGAATTTGAGCGAAACGGGGCCGACCTAGTGCTGCTTGATCTGCAATTACCGGGCATGAGCGGTACTGAGGTGTGCAAGCATTTACGGCAACGCTCCAACGTGCCAGTGATCATCCTGACAGCGAAGGATTCTGAAATTGACAAGGTGGTGGGCCTGGAGCTCGGTGCTGATGACTACGTGACCAAACCCTACTCTTCTCGGGAATTGATCGCCCGGATTAGAGCCGTGTTACGGCGCCAGGCCGAGCCCGAGGANGTCTTGACATCCACCGTCCATGCTGGTCCGGTGCGTATGGATGTGGAGCGCCATGTGGTCAGCGTCCACGGGGAAACGGTGGGCTTCCCACTGAAGGAATTTGAACTGTTGGAGATGCTCCTGCGTAATGCGGGCAAGGTACTCACTCGTGGCCAACTGATCGACAGGGTCTGGGGTTCGGACTATGTNGGGGACACCAAAACCCTGGACGTGCACATCAAACGGCTTCGCAGCAAAATTGAGCCTGATCCGGCGGCACCGAAATTNTTGGTCACGGTGCGTGGACTGGGGTACAAGTTCGAACCCTAG
- a CDS encoding CarD family transcriptional regulator → MERENPHAFEVGETVVYPHHGAAKIEEIKMRTVRGEEXMYLKLKVAQGDLTIEVPAENVDLVGVRDVVGKEGLQHVFEVLRAEFTEEPTNWSRRYKANLEKLASGDVIKVAEVVRDLWRRDNDRGLSAGEKRMLAKARQILISELALAEKTDEDKATEVLDQVLAS, encoded by the coding sequence TTGGAAAGGGAGAATCCACATGCTTTTGAGGTCGGCGAGACAGTAGTTTACCCACACCACGGCGCAGCAAAGATCGAAGAGATCAAAATGCGCACCGTCCGGGGTGAAGAGAANATGTATCTCAAGCTCAAGGTTGCCCAAGGGGATCTGACAATTGAAGTTCCCGCGGAGAACGTAGACCTTGTTGGGGTTCGTGATGTTGTAGGCAAGGAAGGGTTGCAGCACGTNTTTGAAGTGTTGCGCGCAGAGTTTACGGAAGAGCCCACCAACTGGTCTCGCCGTTACAAAGCAAACCTAGAGAAGCTTGCATCCGGTGATGTCATCAAGGTTGCAGAAGTAGTGCGTGATCTATGGCGTCGAGATAATGACCGCGGTTTGTCCGCTGGCGAGAAGCGTATGCTCGCCAAAGCACGTCAGATCCTGATTTCCGAGCTTGCACTGGCGGAAAAGACTGACGAAGACAAGGCAACCGAAGTCCTTGACCAGGTTTTGGCTTCATAG
- the ispD gene encoding 2-C-methyl-D-erythritol 4-phosphate cytidylyltransferase, protein MTEVKAGSCAVVIVAAGSGQRLGHGVPKARVPLGGDAMLVHAVHGVMKAGIAAQICVAIPADDAELSAMCQRLGAEAATQGVLFSVVEGGAQRSASVFSALAQIAQGITTVMIHDAARPLTPSGVFNRVAAALRDGAKAVIPALAVVDTIKTVVPATLPATGAGLEKVSGTPARNQLRAVQTPQGFDLQTLRQAHAHAQTLDDEAASLITDDAMLVEAIGVEVYVVQGSTHSFKVTSPMDLLLAEAMLEGPLRPRWIEG, encoded by the coding sequence ATGACTGAGGTGAAGGCTGGCTCATGCGCCGTCGTGATAGTTGCAGCAGGTTCCGGNCAGCGTCTGGGCCACGGAGTGCCCAAGGCGAGAGTGCCCCTAGGTGGTGACGCCATGCTTGTTCATGCCGTCCATGGTGTCATGAAGGCAGGGATTGCTGCACAAATCTGTGTCGCCATACCCGCCGATGATGCTGAGCTCTCGGCCATGTGTCAGCGGCTNGGGGCTGAGGCTGCCACGCAAGGNGTGCTATTTAGTGTTGTTGAAGGCGGCGCGCAGCGGTCAGCCTCTGTGTTCTCGGCGTTGGCGCAGATTGCTCAGGGCATTACCACCGTGATGATCCACGATGCTGCCCGGCCTCTGACGCCGTCGGGCGTGTTCAACCGTGTAGCGGCCGCATTGCGTGACGGAGCTAAAGCTGTGATCCCAGCATTGGCGGTGGTGGATACCATCAAGACTGTGGTTCCGGCCACTCTCCCAGCAACTGGGGCCGGGCTTGAGAAAGTTTCCGGTACACCCGCCAGGAACCAGCTCCGTGCTGTGCAGACACCTCAGGGTTTTGATCTGCAGACACTGCGTCAGGCCCATGCCCACGCCCAGACCCTTGACGATGAAGCGGCCTCCTTGATCACCGACGACGCCATGTTAGTGGAGGCCATCGGTGTGGAAGTGTACGTAGTGCAGGGCTCAACCCACAGCTTTAAGGTCACCTCACCCATGGACCTCCTGCTGGCTGAAGCAATGTTGGAAGGNCCGTTGCGGCCCCGCTGGATTGAAGGCTAA
- the cysS gene encoding cysteine--tRNA ligase, which translates to MTLRFHDSATASIRDFVPLKDGRVSLYYCGATVQGEPHIGHVRSALAFDQLTRWLQVSGYNVTVVRNVTDIDDKILVKAAENNEPWWALAYRYEQAFEDAYGSLGILKPTYEPRATGHIPEMHALIARLIERGHAYPATDDSGDVYFDVRSWKQYGSLTHQNIDDMQAAPDADPRGKRXPRDFALWKGYKEGEPETAKWESPXGAGRPGWHLECSAMVTKYLGTEFDIHGGGLDLRFPHHENEMAQSQAAGHGFANFWMHNGMVTYQGXKMSKSIGNTINPREMLEIARPLVVRYYLGQAHYRSVLDYRPGSLTEAAAAVERIETFMHSAVARLFPDGNGDWGVVAKLPGAFTSAMDDDLNIPAALAVLHETVRAGNTALAGRDDDGAAGALQAAVAMTSALGINPLDEQWADGAGSPAVLGALDVLVKAHIQARTQARAEXNWAESDRIRDVLAAAGIDVADSVNGSTWSIKR; encoded by the coding sequence GTGACCCTGCGCTTCCATGACTCCGCCACTGCCTCCATCCGCGACTTTGTCCCGCTCAAAGACGGGCGGGTGTCGCTGTATTACTGTGGCGCCACTGTCCAGGGAGAACCGCACATTGGCCACGTACGTTCGGCACTGGCCTTTGACCAGCTGACCCGCTGGCTGCAGGTCAGCGGCTACAACGTCACCGTCGTGCGCAATGTGACGGACATCGACGACAAAATCCTGGTCAAGGCCGCCGAAAACAACGAGCCGTGGTGGGCCCTCGCCTACCGTTATGAGCAGGCATTTGAGGACGCCTACGGTTCCTTGGGCATCCTCAAACCCACCTACGAACCGCGTGCCACCGGCCATATCCCGGAAATGCACGCCCTCATCGCACGGCTGATCGAACGCGGCCACGCCTACCCTGCCACCGATGATTCCGGCGACGTGTACTTCGATGTGCGCTCCTGGAAGCAATACGGTTCCCTGACGCACCAAAACATTGACGACATGCAGGCCGCACCCGACGCCGACCCCAGAGGCAAGCGCGANCCCCGCGATTTTGCGCTGTGGAAGGGTTACAAAGAAGGTGAACCCGAGACCGCCAAGTGGGAGTCCCCGTGNGGTGCCGGACGCCCCGGCTGGCATCTGGAGTGCTCTGCCATGGTCACTAAATACCTCGGCACCGAGTTCGACATCCACGGCGGAGGGCTGGATCTGCGCTTCCCGCACCACGAAAACGAGATGGCCCAGTCCCAGGCTGCCGGCCACGGCTTTGCCAATTTCTGGATGCACAACGGCATGGTCACCTACCAGGGTGANAAAATGTCCAAGTCCATTGGCAACACCATCAACCCACGTGAAATGCTCGAGATCGCCCGCCCGCTGGTGGTTCGCTACTACCTGGGCCAAGCGCACTACCGCTCCGTGCTTGACTACCGGCCGGGCTCGCTCACGGAGGCCGCGGCCGCCGTCGAACGCATCGAAACATTTATGCACTCGGCCGTTGCCAGGCTGTTCCCGGACGGCAACGGCGACTGGGGAGTGGTGGCCAAGCTCCCCGGNGCCTTCACCTCCGCGATGGACGATGACCTGAACATCCCCGCTGCCCTCGCCGTGCTGCATGAGACGGTGCGTGCTGGCAACACCGCCCTCGCAGGCAGGGATGACGACGGNGCAGCCGGTGCGCTCCAGGCGGCGGTGGCCATGACCTCGGCGCTGGGCATCAACCCGTTGGATGAACAATGGGCCGATGGTGCAGGTTCTCCCGCGGTTCTGGGCGCCTTGGATGTTCTGGTCAAGGCTCATATTCAGGCCCGCACGCAGGCCCGGGCAGAGAANAACTGGGCCGAATCTGACCGGATCAGGGATGTGCTCGCCGCAGCCGGGATTGACGTTGCGGATTCAGTCAACGGTTCCACCTGGTCCATTAAGCGCTGA
- the rlmB gene encoding 23S rRNA (guanosine(2251)-2'-O)-methyltransferase RlmB → MANNPRSGAVRKLXKGPVKGTGGLGRKALEGXGPTPKADERTYHKAFKSKELSERSAAKRAGTSSSPRRNSGPKGKAMEELVTGRNSVVEALRAGIPAKALYVGVRVDMDERVRESIKLATERGIPLMEAHKPELDRLTEDAVHQGLVLQXPPYEYEDAVDIASEIIAKWXKGHISNAPLIVALDGITDTRNLGAIIRSVSAFSGHAVIIPERRSAGVTAAAWKTSAGAAVRVPVAKASNLNRAIGAFQKMGFYVLGLDGDGDVSLPELTLAQEPVCIVVGSEGXGLSRLVRENCDQIVSIPIDSAMESLNASMAVGISLYEISRQRAVKV, encoded by the coding sequence ATGGCCAACAATCCCCGTTCCGGCGCCGTCCGCAAGCTCAANAAGGGTCCCGTTAAGGGCACAGGCGGGCTGGGCCGTAAGGCACTCGAGGGCAANGGGCCAACNCCCAAGGCTGATGAGCGCACGTACCACAAGGCGTTCAAGAGCAAGGAGCTCTCCGAGCGCTCAGCTGCCAAGCGCGCCGGCACCAGCAGCTCACCGCGCCGCAACAGCGGCCCCAAGGGCAAGGCCATGGAAGAGCTCGTCACGGGCCGCAACTCGGTGGTTGAAGCGCTGCGTGCAGGCATCCCCGCTAAGGCTCTCTACGTTGGCGTGCGTGTTGACATGGACGAGCGCGTCCGCGAGTCCATTAAATTGGCTACAGAGCGCGGGATTCCGCTGATGGAAGCCCACAAGCCTGAACTGGACCGCCTCACCGAAGACGCTGTGCACCAGGGCCTGGTCCTGCAGATNCCNCCGTACGAGTACGAGGATGCGGTAGATATTGCCAGCGAGATTATTGCCAAGTGGAANAAAGGACACATTTCTAACGCTCCGCTCATCGTTGCTCTCGATGGGATCACCGATACCCGCAACCTCGGTGCCATCATCCGCAGCGTCTCGGCGTTCTCCGGCCACGCTGTCATCATCCCCGAGCGCCGTAGCGCCGGCGTGACGGCCGCAGCCTGGAAGACCAGCGCCGGTGCCGCCGTGCGCGTACCGGTAGCGAAGGCNTCTAACCTGAACCGCGCCATTGGTGCTTTCCAGAAGATGGGCTTCTATGTTTTGGGGCTCGACGGCGACGGTGACGTTTCGCTGCCGGAGCTCACGTTGGCTCAGGAGCCTGTGTGCATTGTGGTTGGCTCTGAAGGCAGNGGTCTGTCCCGCCTGGTGCGGGAGAACTGTGACCAGATTGTCTCGATTCCGATCGATTCGGCCATGGAATCTTTGAACGCCTCCATGGCGGTTGGCATCAGCTTGTATGAGATCTCCAGGCAACGCGCGGTCAAGGTCTAG
- the glgX gene encoding glycogen debranching protein GlgX, with translation MADTIVQAISTLGSALSRHFPLGISAIPREHSKDAANVAVYSPAFRDVVLCFRPPGGLWKAVVLPDKTDGVHHGLIENMPAGTRYGFYTDFGATQEELLLIDPEAVQLLLDPYGHYIDEVQDADGRTRYLSVRMDSEFDWGTVKRPNTPWRETIFYEAHVRGQTMLHPEVPEEIRGSYAGMAHPAMIKHLLKLGVTAVELLPVHFHIDEPHLHGTGMSNYWGYNTLGFFAPHVQYASAAAREAGPAAVQAELKGMIKLLHMAGIEVILDVVYNHTAEGGPGGPTYSWRGLAEEQYYRMRDGSYYDTTGCGNTLNFGNPHVIKMAMDSLRYWVQEFHIDGFRFDLAVSLARNGVHEFTDQHPFLLAAATDGVLASTKLISEPWDVGYGGWQTGNFPTGWADWNDSFRDTVREVWLTDRAAMLSGYHHKGLSSFGDALGGSGSTFAGSGRSRLASINLITAHDGFTLADLTTYNXKHNQDNQEDSRDGTNNNRSWNHGVEGITNNPHTLAQRARTGRNLMATMLLALGVPMITAGDELGRSQGGNNNVYCQDNEISWVDWTMDDEAKTMFSATARLIQIRKDXLALQPSSYPTRGGQSFIHWFGADGLPMTAERWKNPHERVLTMLLGAPDGKVDGLIVFNTGITDEDVVLPANPRFDVSPAVTAEESDDAADSAGDTEGAGTDLELKQSPAPGPRPYMLRMTTGRLLRTDDGEPSFRLPRSIPQVEAGDAVRVDANTVHLYRNDLTHTDRRDGGPFRAITGRY, from the coding sequence ATGGCGGACACCATTGTTCAGGCCATCAGTACACTGGGGTCAGCACTGTCACGCCATTTTCCGTTAGGCATCAGTGCCATTCCGCGTGAGCATAGCAAGGATGCGGCTAACGTGGCGGTTTATTCCCCTGCGTTCCGTGACGTTGTGCTCTGCTTTCGGCCTCCGGGCGGTCTTTGGAAAGCCGTTGTGCTGCCGGATAAGACCGATGGCGTCCATCACGGCCTGATTGAGAACATGCCAGCGGGTACCCGGTATGGTTTCTACACGGATTTTGGGGCAACCCAAGAGGAATTGCTTTTGATCGATCCGGAGGCAGTGCAACTGCTCCTGGATCCATACGGCCATTACATCGATGAGGTTCAAGACGCCGATGGCCGCACCAGGTACCTCTCTGTGCGGATGGACTCTGAGTTTGACTGGGGCACGGTCAAACGTCCCAACACTCCGTGGCGGGAAACTATTTTCTACGAGGCACACGTACGCGGTCAGACAATGCTCCATCCGGAGGTACCCGAAGAGATCCGCGGGAGCTATGCGGGTATGGCCCACCCCGCCATGATCAAGCACTTGCTGAAACTTGGTGTGACCGCGGTGGAACTTTTGCCCGTTCATTTCCACATTGATGAGCCACATTTGCACGGGACGGGGATGAGTAATTACTGGGGCTATAACACCCTGGGATTCTTTGCCCCACACGTCCAATATGCCAGTGCCGCAGCCCGGGAAGCCGGTCCGGCAGCAGTTCAGGCTGAGCTTAAGGGCATGATCAAGCTGCTGCATATGGCAGGCATTGAGGTGATCCTTGATGTTGTGTATAACCACACTGCGGAGGGTGGCCCAGGCGGTCCCACTTACAGCTGGCGCGGCTTGGCAGAAGAGCAGTACTACCGCATGCGTGATGGCAGCTACTACGACACCACAGGGTGTGGGAACACCCTGAACTTTGGTAATCCGCACGTCATCAAGATGGCCATGGATTCGCTGCGTTATTGGGTTCAAGAGTTCCACATCGACGGGTTCCGCTTTGACCTTGCCGTTTCACTGGCCCGCAACGGCGTCCACGAGTTCACGGATCAGCACCCGTTCCTNTTGGCGGCTGCCACAGACGGCGTATTGGCCTCAACGAAGCTCATTTCTGAGCCGTGGGATGTTGGGTACGGCGGCTGGCAAACAGGGAATTTCCCCACCGGCTGGGCCGACTGGAACGATTCTTTCCGGGACACTGTGCGTGAAGTGTGGCTCACCGACAGGGCAGCCATGCTCTCCGGCTATCACCACAAGGGATTGTCGTCCTTCGGTGATGCGCTGGGCGGATCNGGAAGTACTTTTGCCGGTTCTGGGCGCAGCCGTTTGGCCTCCATCAACCTGATCACTGCCCACGACGGCTTTACGCTGGCGGACCTCACCACATATAACCANAAACACAACCAAGACAACCAGGAAGATAGCCGGGACGGGACCAACAATAACCGTAGCTGGAACCACGGTGTGGAGGGCATCACCAACAACCCGCACACCCTGGCTCAGCGGGCCAGGACGGGCCGGAACTTAATGGCCACTATGCTGCTGGCTTTGGGTGTTCCCATGATCACCGCCGGGGACGAGCTTGGCCGCAGCCAAGGCGGAAATAACAATGTCTATTGCCAGGACAATGAAATTTCGTGGGTCGATTGGACCATGGATGATGAAGCGAAAACCATGTTCAGCGCAACGGCTCGCCTGATACAGATCCGCAAGGACTTNTTGGCCCTCCAGCCAAGCAGCTATCCCACACGGGGCGGACAGTCTTTCATCCATTGGTTTGGGGCCGACGGCCTGCCCATGACGGCGGAACGCTGGAAGAATCCGCATGAACGCGTCCTCACCATGCTCCTGGGTGCGCCCGACGGAAAAGTTGACGGCTTGATAGTTTTCAATACCGGAATCACCGATGAGGACGTGGTGCTCCCCGCCAATCCGCGCTTTGACGTCTCCCCTGCCGTTACCGCGGAGGAGAGTGATGATGCCGCGGACTCTGCCGGTGATACAGAGGGTGCCGGGACAGACTTGGAACTGAAACAGAGTCCTGCGCCGGGCCCCAGGCCCTACATGTTGCGGATGACAACGGGGAGGCTTCTNAGGACGGACGACGGCGAACCCAGCTTCCGGTTGCCCCGTTCCATCCCGCAGGTTGAGGCTGGAGACGCCGTCCGGGTGGACGCCAACACCGTCCATCTGTACCGCAATGACCTCACCCATACTGATCGCCGTGACGGCGGTCCTTTCAGGGCAATAACCGGACGCTACTAA
- the glgP gene encoding alpha-glucan family phosphorylase, producing the protein MKAIRRFTVRTVVPAQISALTALATNLRWSWHLPTRTLFESLNPTLWDDSRHDPLAMLAAMSEEQLQALAQDHTVVDRVAAAGQSLERYLSXPRWYQELGAQAPACIAYFSPEFGITEVLPQYSGGLGILAGDHLKSASDLGVPLIGVGLLYQAGYFKQSLSRDAWQQETYPLLDPDALPLTLLREDDGTXVQIQLPLPENRVLRAHIWRADVGRVPLLLLDSNVAENDEAARGVTDRLYGGGGDHRLTQELLLGMGGVKALRVHARLTGTPAXEVFHTNEGHAGFLGIERIRELMDPAVTEAPLSWSEALAARRASTVFTTHTPVPAGIDRFPRGMIEHFFAGSLAPGVPVEQILSLGAETYDDGDPDVFNMALMGLRLAQRANGVAKLHGVVSRGMFSGLWPGFDVQDVPITSVTNGVHVPTWIDPAWVALVRERFDSDVLDANDWSKVWDISDDDVWALRRRVRSALVEDARRRLRSSWRKRGAADAQLAWTDSALDADVLTIGFARRVPTYKRLTLMLRDPARLKALLLHPTHPIQIIIAGKSHPADDSGKKMIQDLVQFTDDPEVRHRIVFLPNYDIAMARTLFPGCDVWLNNPLRPLEACGTSGMKAAINGSLNLSVMDGWWDEMYDGENGWAIPTANTGTSEEERDDIESAALYELLETQVAPRFYGETVGSEGAGAAGPSKPQSGDLPAHWISMIKHTVAHLXPQVSANRMVAEYVQRLYQPAAEAGRLARADGYAATKELAAWVERVRPAWSGXGIEHVESHGLADEPQIGESLQVRANVNLGVLRPEDVRVTVVYGTAGDSDELTNTATVTLEDVEENGPGRYLFSSNLVIDRSGNFGYGVKVLPQHTALANPAELGLITTA; encoded by the coding sequence ATGAAGGCAATTCGTAGATTTACCGTCCGCACCGTTGTTCCCGCACAGATTTCCGCGCTAACCGCTCTGGCTACAAACCTCCGGTGGTCCTGGCATCTACCCACCCGCACCTTGTTTGAATCTCTCAACCCAACATTGTGGGATGATTCCCGCCACGATCCTCTCGCAATGCTCGCAGCCATGTCCGAGGAGCAGTTGCAGGCACTGGCCCAGGACCACACCGTGGTGGACCGCGTGGCAGCAGCCGGGCAAAGCCTTGAGCGTTACCTCAGCNAACCCCGCTGGTACCAGGAACTGGGTGCACAAGCACCGGCGTGCATCGCCTACTTCTCCCCGGAATTTGGCATCACCGAAGTCCTCCCTCAATACTCAGGTGGGCTGGGCATTTTGGCGGGCGATCACCTAAAGTCCGCCTCCGACCTCGGCGTGCCGCTGATCGGCGTGGGACTTTTGTACCAGGCCGGCTATTTCAAGCAGTCGCTGTCCAGGGACGCCTGGCAGCAGGAAACCTATCCCCTGCTTGACCCGGACGCCCTCCCCTTGACCTTGCTGCGTGAAGACGACGGCACCNCCGTGCAGATTCAGCTGCCGCTGCCGGAGAACCGCGTGCTGCGAGCCCACATTTGGCGCGCAGACGTAGGCCGCGTTCCCTTGCTGCTACTCGATTCCAATGTTGCCGAAAACGACGAGGCAGCCCGCGGCGTGACAGACAGGCTCTACGGTGGCGGCGGCGATCACCGCCTGACCCAGGAACTGCTGTTGGGAATGGGCGGGGTCAAGGCGCTGCGCGTGCACGCCCGCCTCACCGGCACACCCGCCNCCGAGGTTTTCCACACCAATGAAGGCCACGCCGGCTTCCTGGGCATTGAGCGCATCCGCGAACTCATGGATCCGGCTGTGACCGAGGCGCCGCTGTCCTGGAGCGAGGCGCTGGCTGCCAGGCGTGCCTCCACCGTGTTCACCACCCACACCCCTGTCCCAGCCGGGATCGACCGTTTCCCGCGCGGCATGATCGAGCACTTCTTCGCTGGTTCTCTGGCACCGGGAGTCCCTGTTGAGCAAATACTCTCCTTGGGCGCGGAAACGTACGACGACGGCGACCCTGACGTCTTCAACATGGCGCTCATGGGTCTGCGCCTAGCCCAGCGCGCCAACGGTGTGGCGAAGCTGCACGGCGTGGTGTCCCGCGGCATGTTCTCTGGTTTGTGGCCAGGTTTTGACGTCCAGGATGTGCCGATCACCTCGGTGACCAACGGTGTGCATGTGCCGACCTGGATTGACCCCGCCTGGGTGGCGTTGGTGCGGGAGCGTTTTGACAGCGATGTCCTTGACGCCAATGACTGGTCCAAGGTGTGGGACATCAGCGACGACGACGTGTGGGCCCTGCGGCGGCGCGTCCGCAGCGCACTGGTGGAGGATGCCCGCCGCCGCCTGCGCTCATCCTGGCGGAAGCGCGGAGCTGCCGATGCGCAACTGGCATGGACCGATTCTGCCCTAGATGCCGATGTGCTCACCATTGGCTTTGCCCGCCGCGTGCCCACTTACAAGCGCCTGACCTTGATGCTGCGCGACCCTGCCCGGCTCAAGGCCCTGCTGCTGCACCCCACCCACCCCATCCAGATCATCATTGCGGGCAAGTCCCACCCGGCCGATGATTCCGGCAAGAAGATGATCCAGGACTTGGTGCAGTTCACCGATGATCCTGAAGTGCGCCACCGGATTGTGTTCTTGCCCAACTACGACATCGCCATGGCACGGACCCTGTTCCCCGGCTGTGACGTGTGGTTGAACAATCCGCTGCGCCCCTTGGAGGCGTGTGGGACCTCCGGTATGAAGGCGGCCATCAACGGCTCGCTGAATCTCTCCGTCATGGATGGCTGGTGGGATGAAATGTACGACGGCGAGAACGGCTGGGCGATCCCCACAGCCAATACTGGCACCAGTGAGGAAGAACGCGACGACATTGAGTCCGCTGCCCTGTACGAGCTGCTAGAAACGCAGGTAGCGCCGCGGTTCTACGGTGAAACGGTAGGCTCCGAGGGTGCCGGAGCAGCGGGTCCCTCGAAACCACAAAGCGGTGACCTGCCCGCGCACTGGATTTCCATGATCAAACACACGGTGGCTCATCTGNGGCCCCAAGTATCAGCCAACCGTATGGTGGCAGAGTACGTCCAACGTCTGTACCAGCCAGCAGCAGAAGCCGGGCGGCTGGCACGAGCCGATGGGTATGCCGCCACGAAGGAACTTGCGGCCTGGGTTGAGCGGGTTCGCCCCGCCTGGTCCGGGNTTGGCATTGAGCATGTGGAATCCCACGGGCTCGCCGATGAACCTCAGATCGGTGAATCGTTGCAGGTCCGGGCCAACGTGAACTTAGGCGTGCTGCGTCCAGAAGACGTGCGTGTCACGGTGGTCTATGGCACCGCCGGCGACTCCGACGAGCTCACCAACACAGCCACTGTGACGTTGGAGGACGTGGAAGAAAACGGCCCCGGCCGCTACCTGTTCTCAAGCAACCTGGTCATTGACCGGTCAGGGAATTTTGGGTACGGCGTGAAAGTCCTGCCCCAGCATACTGCCCTGGCTAACCCCGCCGAACTGGGGTTGATCACCACCGCATAG